Proteins encoded together in one Lutra lutra chromosome 4, mLutLut1.2, whole genome shotgun sequence window:
- the LOC125097554 gene encoding LOW QUALITY PROTEIN: glucose-6-phosphate isomerase-like (The sequence of the model RefSeq protein was modified relative to this genomic sequence to represent the inferred CDS: substituted 1 base at 1 genomic stop codon), with protein MAALTQNPQFQKLQKWYREHGSDLNLRRLFEGDKERFSHFSLNLNTSHGHILVDYSKNLVTDTVMQMLVDLAKSRGVEAARDRMFSGEKINFTEERAVLHVALRNWSNTPILVDGKDVMPEVNRVLEKMKSFCQRVCSGEWKGYSGKPITDVINIGIGGSDLGPLMVTEALKPYSSGGPRVWFVSNIDGTHIAKTLATLNPESSLFIIASKTFTTQETITNAETAKEWFLLSAKDPSAVAKHFVALSTNTSXVKEFGIDPQNMFEFWDWVGGRYSLWSAIGLSIALHVGFDNFEQLLSGAHWMDQHFRTTPLEKNAPVILAMLGIWYINCFGCKTQAMLPYDQYLHRFAAYFQQGDMESNGKYITKSGTRVDHQTGPILWGEPGTNGQHAFYQLIHQGTKMIPCDFLIPVQTQHPIRKGLHHKILLANFLAQTEALMKGKSTEEARKELQAAGKSPEALEKLLPHKVFEGNRPTNSIVFTKLTPFILGALIAMYEHKIFVQGIIWDINSFDQWGVELGKQLAKKIEPELDGSSPVTSHDSSTNGLINFIKQEREARSQ; from the coding sequence ATGGCCGCGCTCACCCAGAATCCGCAGTTCCAGAAGCTGCAGAAATGGTACCGCGAGCACGGCTCTGACCTCAACTTGCGCCGCCTTTTCGAAGGGGACAAGGAACGCTTCAGCCACTTCAGCTTGAACCTGAACACCAGCCATGGGCATATTCTGGTGGATTACTCAAAGAACCTTGTGACCGACACTGTGATGCAGATGCTGGTGGACCTGGCCAAGTCTAGGGGCGTGGAGGCTGCCCGGGATCGTATGTTCAGTGGCGAGAAGATCAACTTCACAGAGGAACGGGCAGTGCTGCACGTGGCCTTGCGAAACTGGTCAAACACACCCATTCTGGTGGATGGCAAGGATGTGATGCCAGAGGTCAACAGGGTCCTGGAGAAGATGAAGTCTTTCTGTCAGCGCGTCTGCAGTGGTGAATGGAAGGGGTACTCGGGCAAGCCCATCACAGACGTCATTAACATCGGCATTGGCGGCTCTGATCTGGGACCCCTCATGGTGACCGAAGCCCTTAAGCCGTACTCTTCGGGAGGTCCCCGGGTTTGGTTTGTCTCCAACATCGACGGGACCCACATTGCCAAAACTCTGGCCACCCTGAATCCTGAGTCGTCCCTGTTCATCATTGCCTCCAAGACCTTTACCACCCAGGAGACCATTACTAATGCAGAGACGGCGAAGGAGTGGTTTCTCCTGTCGGCCAAGGACCCTTCTGCAGTTGCGAAGCACTTTGTTGCCCTGTCTACCAACACGTCCTAAGTGAAGGAGTTTGGGATTGACCCTCAAAACATGTTCGAGTTCTGGGATTGGGTAGGAGGACGCTACTCGCTGTGGTCAGCCATTGGACTCTCCATCGCACTGCACGTGGGATTTGACAACTTCGAGCAGCTGCTCTCAGGGGCTCACTGGATGGACCAGCACTTCCGTACGACGCCCTTGGAGAAGAACGCCCCTGTCATCCTGGCCATGCTGGGCATCTGGTACATCAACTGCTTTGGGTGCAAGACGCAGGCCATGCTGCCCTATGACCAGTATCTGCACCGCTTTGCGGCCTATTTCCAGCAGGGCGACATGGAGTCCAACGGGAAGTACATCACCAAGTCTGGCACTCGCGTGGACCACCAAACGGGCCCCATTTTGTGGGGGGAGCCAGGGACCAATGGCCAGCATGCATTCTACCAGCTCATCCACCAAGGCACCAAGATGATACCTTGTGACTTCCTCATCCCAGTCCAGACCCAGCACCCGATAAGGAAGGGTTTGCACCACAAGATCCTCCTGGCCAACTTCTTGGCCCAGACGGAGGCCCTGATGAAGGGGAAGTCGACAGAGGAGGCCCGGAAGGAGCTGCAGGCCGCAGGGAAGAGTCCAGAGGCCTTGGAGAAGCTGTTGCCACACAAGGTCTTTGAAGGAAATCGCCCAACCAACTCCATTGTATTCACCAAGCTCACGCCATTCATTCTGGGAGCCTTGATTGCCATGTATGAGCACAAGATCTTCGTTCAGGGTATCATCTGGGACATCAACAGCTTTGACCAGTGGGGGGTGGAGCTAGGAAAGCAGCTGGCCAAGAAAATCGAGCCCGAGCTTGACGGCAGTAGCCCAGTGACATCTCATGACTCTTCTACCAATGGGCTAATCAACTTCATCAAGCAGGAGCGTGAGGCCAGAAGCCAATAA